From the Desulfuromonas thiophila genome, the window GTGTTCAAGGCCGGCGACACGCTGCGGGTGCATGTCAAGATCAGCGAGGGCAACAAGGAGCGCGTGCAGGTGTTTCAGGGCATGTGCATCAAGCGGGTTAATCGTGGCATCAGTTCGACCTTCACCGTGCGCAAGATTTCCGGAGGCATGGGTGTAGAGCGTGTGTTCCCTCTGCATTCTCCGTCCATCGAAAAGATCGAGAAGGTGACCTCCGGTCGTGTGCGGCGTGCCAAGCTCTACTACCTGCGGGATCTGCAGGGTAAGGCAGCCCGTATCCGTGAGGAACGCAGAAACTAGCAGTGGCTGTTCAGGGCCGCCCGGCATGGCTGTCGGGCGGCCCTGGCCGTTACAGCCATCGTGGTCCGTTGCTCAGGCGGCGCTGCGGTTGGCTGTGGCAACCTCAAAGGGGCTGGCGTCTGCAGAGGCGTCAGCCCCGTTTTTTATCAGGCCCCGGTGGCGGGAGGTGCGATTGAATGCCGATCTGTTTGCTGCTCTGCCGGCCACTGCCGGCTTCGAGCTCTTTGAAGAGCGGTTGCGCCAGTCTGGCTGTTGCCTGCCGGCCGGTGTGGACGAAGCCGGTCGTGGCCCCCTGGCGGGGCCGGTGGTGGCGGCGGCGGTCATTCTGCCGCCCCGCTACGATCTGGCCGGTCTGGCCGATTCGAAGAAGCTCAGTGCCCGGCGCCGCGAACAGCTGTTCGGTAGTATCCGGCAGCAGGCGGTGGCCGTGGGGGTGGGGTTCTGTAGTGCCGCCGAAATCGACCGTCACAACATTCTGCAGGCCAGTTTGCTGGCCATGCGGCAGGCGGTGATGCGGCTGCATCCCGCAGCCGATGCCTTGCTGGTCGATGGCTTGCAGACCCTGGCGCTGCCCCTGCCGCAGCAGGCCCTGGTCAAAGGAGATGCGCGCTGCGCCTCGGTGGCGGCGGCCTCCATCATTGCCAAGGTGGTTCGGGATCGGATCATGCAGGTGTTCGATCGGCGTTATCCCGGCTACGGCTTCGCGCGCCATAAGGGTTATGGCAGTGCCGAACATCGTCGCCGCATCGCCGAGTTGGGCCCCTGTCCGTTGCATCGGGCCAGTTTTCGCGGGGTGCGGGAGTACCTGTGAGCCACCAGCGTCTGGCGCTGGGGCGCTGGGGTGAAGACTGCGCTGCTGCTTATCTGCAGCGTCGCCTGTTCCGCATCCTGGCGCGCAATTTTCGCACCCGCTGTGGCGAGATTGATCTGATCGCCCGCCGTGGTCGGCTGCTGTTGTTTGTTGAGGTTAAGACGCGTAGCAGCACCGACTACGGCCTGGGACAGGAGGCCGTCACCGCCCGCAAGCAGCAGCAAATCGTGCGGGTGGCCCACCAATATCTGCAGTCCCACGACTGCGACGGGCTGAACCCGCGTTTCGATGTGATTGTCGTGTGCCTCGAAGGAGGACAGCCGCGGCTGGAACATCTGACCGACGCCTTTGGCGTCTGAAGCCGGCCGCCAGTGGCTGGCGATCGCCCTGTCAGAGGCCCTGTCGCAAGGAGTTGTGCCATGTCCTGTCCCGAGCCGATCTGTGCGGCCCAACTGCCCATCGCCCCTTCGGCCCTGGGCTATGTCCGTCTGGCGGTGGCCACGCCCTGCCTTGCCCTGGCCGATGTCGGCCGTAATCAGTCCGTCATTGCTGAGTTGATGCGGCAGGCGGTTCAGCGTGGCGCCGAGTTGTTGCTGCTGCCCGAGCTCTGCCTGACCGGCTACAGCTGCGGCGATCTTTTCTTTCAGCAGGCGCTGCTTGACCGGGCAGAGCAGGCTTTGCTGGCTCTGGCGCGGCTGACGGCGGAATTGCCGCTGGCGCTGGTGGTTGGCGTGCCGCTGCGTCAGCACGGCCGGCTGTTCAACTGTGCTGCCTTTGTGTCCGGCGGACGGGTGCGGGGTCTGGTGCCGAAGACCTATCTGCCCAACACTCAGGAGTTTTACGAGCAACGCTGGTTCAGCCGGGCCAGCGCGGCGACAGAGCCTTTGCTGCAACTGGCGGACCAGGTGGTGCCGTTCGGCACCGATTTGCTGTTCCAGCACCAGCGCCTGCCTGCCTGCTGTGTCGCGAT encodes:
- the rplS gene encoding 50S ribosomal protein L19, which encodes MNIVEQIGNEQLKQDIPVFKAGDTLRVHVKISEGNKERVQVFQGMCIKRVNRGISSTFTVRKISGGMGVERVFPLHSPSIEKIEKVTSGRVRRAKLYYLRDLQGKAARIREERRN
- a CDS encoding ribonuclease HII codes for the protein MNADLFAALPATAGFELFEERLRQSGCCLPAGVDEAGRGPLAGPVVAAAVILPPRYDLAGLADSKKLSARRREQLFGSIRQQAVAVGVGFCSAAEIDRHNILQASLLAMRQAVMRLHPAADALLVDGLQTLALPLPQQALVKGDARCASVAAASIIAKVVRDRIMQVFDRRYPGYGFARHKGYGSAEHRRRIAELGPCPLHRASFRGVREYL
- a CDS encoding YraN family protein; its protein translation is MSHQRLALGRWGEDCAAAYLQRRLFRILARNFRTRCGEIDLIARRGRLLLFVEVKTRSSTDYGLGQEAVTARKQQQIVRVAHQYLQSHDCDGLNPRFDVIVVCLEGGQPRLEHLTDAFGV